DNA sequence from the Streptomyces canus genome:
CGGCCGGCCTGCATGCTGTCCAGGCTGTTGAAGGACTGGCTCATCGAGCCGTCGCTCTTCACGAAGCGGTCGACGTAGTCCTTGATGTAGGTCAGGTAGCGGGTGTCATGGGTGCGCTCGTACGCGAGGTACTGGCCGTAGAGGTACAGGCCGACCGGGTAGGACCAGCCACCGATGCTGCTCGGTGTGAAGCGGGCCATGGTCGACTCGACCATCGCCACGGACCAGTCCCGGTCCGGGGACGGGCCGGTCGGGGAGCCGGCGGCCGGGGGTGCGGCGGCCGGCACTGTGACCAGGGTCGCGGCGGCGAGCGCAAGGGTCGTCAGAGCCGTGCGAAGACGACGGCGTCTCATGTTCCTCCCTCTCCGTGAGCCAGGAGACACGGGAAACATCGGATGAAAGCCAGAGTGGATTCACATCTGTGAACTGAGTTCAGGATTCCGCCCGTTGGCGCGATCCAGAGTCGCGGTAGGACCGTCGGCGGTCAATGGTCTGTACCGAAGAGGTCGGATGCATTTCCGGCCAATTTCAGCCACCGCCCACTGACTGGCGGGTCTGTTCGGACGGATTCCGCGGTCAGGAATGCATCACGGCTCGTGATCGTTGACGATAGGAGTGCCATCTGACGACAACCGTAAGGATCAAGAGCTCGTGAGCAGCAAGGTCCCCCCGATCATCCTCAACAACGGTGTCGAGATGCCCAAGCTGGGTTTCGGCGTCTGGCAGGTGCCGGACGACGAGGCCGAGCGCGCGGTCGCCACGGCGCTCGAGGCCGGGTACCGCAGCATCGACACAGCGGCGATCTACGGCAATGAAGTGGGCACCGGAAAGGCGATCGCCTCCTCCGGAGTGGCCCGCGAGGACATCTTCGTCACCACCAAGCTCTGGAACAGCGACCAGGGCTACGACTCGACCCTGCGCGCTTTCGACACCTCGCTGGAGAAGCTCGGCCTGGACTACGTGGACCTGTACCTCATCCACTGGCCCACACCCTCCCGTGACCTGTACGTCGACAGCTACAAGGCGTTCGAGAAGCTGCATGCCGACGGCCGGATCCGAGCCATCGGCGTCTCCAACTTCGAACCCGACCACCTGGAGCGGCTGATCGCCGAGACGTCCGTCGTCCCGGCCGTCGACCAGATCGAGCTGCACCCGCACCTTCAGCAGCACGCGGCCCGTGAGTACCACGCGGAGCAGGGCATCGCCACCGAGGCCTGGTCGCCGCTCGGCTCCGGCAAGGGTCTCCTGGAGGTCCCGGCCATCGTGGCCATCGCCCGCAAGCACGGCCGCACTCCGGCCCAGGTCGTGCTGCGCTGGCACCTCCAGCTCGGCAATGTCGTGATCCCGAAGTCCGTGACCCCGTCCCGGATCAAGGAGAACATCGAGGTGTTCGACTTCAGCCTGGACGCCGAGGACCTGGCGGCGATCAGCGCGCTCAACGAGGACCGGCGTCTCGGCCCGGACCCGTCGACGTTCAACGCCGCCTGACGACACACCGGTTCGGCCGACGGTGCGGTCCCCGTCGTAGGGACCCCACCGCCGGCCGTCGTGTGTCCGGCGTCAGCGGGTACGCTCCGCGCGTCAGACGGGCTGCCCGATCGGCCGTACGACGACGGTGTTGATGTCGACGCCCTCCGGCTGCCGTACGGCCCACACCACCGAGTCGGCGATCTGGTCCGCGGTGAGCAGGTGCCCGGGCGGGAGACTGCCGTAGCTGTCCCAGAACGGCGTCTCCACACGGCCGGGGGCCACCAGGGTGACACCGACACCGAACTCGGTGACCTCACGGCGGGCGTTCTCGGCGAGCCCGGTCACCGCCCACTTCGTCGCCCCGTAGATGTTGCCGGGGCCGTGGACGAACCCGGCGACGCTGCCGATCAGCACGATCCGGCCGCGGGTCTCCTTGAGCGCGTCGATCGAGGCGCGGATGAGGAGGGCGGGGCCGAGCACGTTGGTCAGCACCATCTCGGTCCAGCCGGCGGGGTCACCCCCGGCGACGGTGTCATGGGTGGCGAAACCCGCGTTGGCGACGACCGTGTCCAGTCGGCCGAACTCCTTGAGCGTGCCGTCCACCGCGGCCCTGATGTCGCCGTATTCGGCGGCGTTGCCGACGAACGTCAACAGGCCGTCCGGATTGCCGAGTTCCTCGGCGAAGGCACGCAGGCGCAGCTCGCCGCGCCCGGTGACGGCCACCCGGTGCCCGGCGTCGAGCAGTTGCCGTGCGACCGCGGCGCCGATACCGCTGCCGCCGCCGGTGATGAGCGCGACCGGTGAATCGTCGGACATGGCTTCCCCCTGTGTTCCCCTGCGAACTCGTGGACGGCGGGGAGTACATCAGTTGAAGCGTTCTCGAAGTCAAGTACCGCAGGTTCGGCGGTAGTCGGCCGACGGGAAGTAGCGCCGCCACTCCCTCTCGGTGAGACCGGTCGACACCCGGTCGCACACCCTCCGCGCGGCCCGCTCCGGGCCGAGGGGAGGGCCCGGTCACTCAGATGAGGTGTGGCGATGTGCAACTCGCCGCCGTCCCTTGTGAATCCGAGGGCGAGCACCGAGGAGTCCCCCACGGGCAGGGACGCTGCGGGCAGAGCGGGCGTGGCCGTCTCCCAGACGTTCACCACTCCGTCGGGGTCGCTCGCGGCCACCAGGACGCCGTCGGCGGAGAAGCCGAGCGCCGGATCATGGCGGTTGGAGCCGCCGCTCCTCAGGACGGCCAGCCTGCGCCAGCTGTGCGCGTCCCACAGGGTGAGGCGGCCCCGGACGTCGGCGGCGGCGAGGTACCGGCCGTCGGGACTGAAGGCGCCCTCGGTGAGATAGTCCTCGCCCTCCACTCCCCTGATCCCCTTGAGCCGCTTGCCCGTCGAGACGCTGACGAGCATGCCCTCCGAGGTCAGCGCGGTGCGGCCGGTCGGGTCCGCGGTGACGGTGTCCCGCCGGCCGACCGCCGGGGCCCTCCTCGCCCGCACCGGCCGGCCCCGGCTGTCGAACGCGGCGGTCCGAGCCGCCCGGTCCCGCCAGGCGCTGCCGGTCAGTCCCTGGAGCGAGGGGGTGTGCACCGAACTGGTCCGGCCCTGTTCCCGGTAGCGCAGGACGCCCGCGTCGAGGTCAAGACGCAGGTCGCCCACCGCCGACGAGTCGACGGCAAAGGTGAGCAGCGGCTCGCGCGCGCTGTCGTCCGCGGGGTCGGGCAGGCCCGGGCGCCACAGGGCGAGGGCACCCAGGGTCCAGGTCAGGGCGTAGTCACCGGCGAACTCCACGCGGTATCCGCCACCGGCCAGGGGCAGCCGGGGCCGTTCCCGTCCGGCGCGGAAGTCCCAGGTGACGACACCTCCGGTGGTGACGCTCGCCACGGCCCGGCTGTCGGCGGTGAAGGTGAGCTCGTCGCCCCGGCACACGACCCGTGCGGTCGCGGCGGGCACCGTGGTGGCGACGGGGCGCGGCTCGCCGGCACGTCGGGGGAGCACTGATCACCGAGTACCTCAACCGGTCCGCACCGCGGTGTGCACCGTGTGCACCGCCAGCACGAACACATCCGCCCGCCGATGCACACTCGCCGCGTCCTCAGGATCGAGCAGCCGGTCGAGCGTGTCACGGTCGTCCGCATCCAGCCGCTCGGCAAAACCTTCCCGCAGCCGCCCCAGCGACGCGGCGATGTACGCACGGGCCCGATCGGTCGTCGGCGCCGGAAGATCCAGCATGAAGCTGCGCGTACCGGTGTGCCGCAGCCCGGCGGAGGCCATCAGCGCGGGCCAGTCCTCGACCTCGGCGACGGAGTCGGTCAACTCCGTCCGCATCTGCGCGAACCGCTCCTCCTCCAGCGCGTCGAGCCGCGCCTGGAGCCCCGGCCGCCCGATCCCGATGTCCCGGGGCAGGAAGCGTGCGGGCAGCCCGCCCTCCATCAGCGCCAGCGTGCCGCCCCGCGCCAGGCGTGCGGCGAACGCGGCGATCCCGGCGCGTTGGTCCCCGAGGTGGTGCAGGCTCCGACTGGCCCAGATGAGGTCGGCGGGGTAATCCAAGTCGTCGAGGATCGCGGGCAGTTCACCGGCGAGGGTCCCGAAGCGGTCGGCGACACCGAGCCGCGCGGCTCGGGCCCCGGCCCGCTCAAGCAGCGGTTCGGCCCCGTCGACGGCGACCACTCGGGCCCCCGGAAACGCCTCGGCGAGCAGACAGGACAGCACCCCTGGCCCACTGCCCGCGTCCACGATCAGCCCCGGCTCGGTCTGCTTGTGCCCGAGCCAGGCCAGCGCCCGCTCGTACAGCGGCGTGAACAGTTCCGCCTGGGTTTCCAGGTGCGCGGCCATCCTGGACCAGTCGATGTCGGTGTGGTCGTGGCGATGGTGACCGTGGGTCTCGTGATCGTGCGCCATGCTGCCAGCCTCTCCTCGGGATGCGGCCAGCGTGCTCCGACGCACCGCGAAGACGCCAGCGATGTTGCCACGACAGCAAAAAACACGGCAAAGCGGACGCGAAGAAACGGGGATGCGTCCACCCCGGCCGATCCCCCACGATGACTCCATGGACGATGAACTGGTGGAGCGTTTCCTCGAAGACGGATTCGTGAGGATCGAGGGCGCCTTCCCGCCACGCGTCGCCCAGCACTGCGCGTCGCTGCTGTGGCGGGAGACGGGCTACGACCCCGAGGACCCGGCCTCCTGGAAGGATCCGGTGGTCTGGGTGCCCGGAATGGCACAGGGCCCGTTCGCGGCGGCCGCCAACTCTCCGGTGCTGCACGAGGCGTTCGACCTGCTGGTGGGCGAGAACCGCTGGCAGCCCCGCTACTCACTGGGCACGTTCCCTTTGCGGTTTCCGCACGCGGAGGAACCGGACGACGCGGGCTGGCACATCGAGGGCAGCTACCTCCCCGAGGACGCGCCCGCCGGCATGTACCACACCAACCTGCGCTCCAGGGACCGCGCCCTGCTGATGCTGTTCCTGTTCAGCGAGGTCACCGAGACCGACGCCCCGACCCGTATCAGAATCGGCTCCCATCTCGACGTACCGCCGGTCCTGGAGCCGTACGGCGAACAGGGCGCCTCCTTCCTGGAGTTGGGCCCGAAGGTGGACAAGGCCTCGGCACACCGCCCGCTCGCCCACGCCACCGGCAGCCCCGGGGACGTCTACCTCTGCCACCCCTTCCTGGTCCACGCGGCCCAGCCCCACCACGGCACCAGCCCGCGTTTCATGGCCCAGCCGCCCCTGCTCCCGGCGGTGCCGTACGAGTTGAGCAGAACCGACGGCGACTATTCAGCGGTGGAGTTCGCAATCCGTCGGGGCCTGGCCCAAGAGAACTGACCAGACCCCGGGCGGCGTGATTCTTTCAGGGGCGCGGGGAACCGCGCGACCAGCCGCAACGGACCCGCAGCCGACATCGCACAGCACCCCGCATTTCCTCAGAGCGCCGGATACGCGTTCTGCATCAACTGCTGGAACTGCGCCGAGAACCAGTGCCCCGACAGCGGAGCGTTCGGCAGCGCACCGGACATGTTGTTGTTGTTCCGCGGGTTGCCGGTGTACGTCGGGTCGCACATCCGGTCGAAGCCCTTGCCCTCGTCGTTGGCGATCGCCGAGCTGGACCCGTCCGACTCACCCGGAGGCTTGATCCACACGTAGGCGTCGATCCCGGCGGCCGGGCTGGCCTTCGGGCGCTCACCGAGACCGGCACCCGACTGGTTGCACCAGTTGCCGACATGGATACGCCGGTCGAGCTTGCCGCCGTTGACGTAGGTGTCCACGTCCGTCATGGCACCGGGGCCGGTGGGCCGGGCGGAGCCGCCCCAGCCGTTGCGGCTGGTGTCGATCAGCATGCCGACGCCCGCGGGGAAGCCCTGGTTCACGGCCTCCTGCCGGAACGCCTGGGCGTAGGAGAGCTCGTCGACGTACCGGTTCCAGTCCACCCACTTGGACTCGCGCACGGACTTGCCGTTCACGGAGTCGTTGATGGTGAAGTTCTGCTCCTTCAGCGCGCTGTAGTTGGCGGTGTTGGTGATGAAACCCTGCACGTCGTTGACCGTGGCGCCCTCGGCGGTGGCCGCCTGCTTGATCGTCTGGACGGTCGCGGAGAAGTTGTCGTCCCAGCCGAGCCAGCCGTGATGCCCGGCGTCCACGTAGTTGTAGACGTTGGGGGCGTCACCGAGCTTGTTGAGCGCGTAGCCGACGCCCTTGACGTAGTTGCCGTTGGCCTTCATCGTGTCGCAGTTCGCGGTGGCCGTGGCTCGCGGCGTGACGTTGGTGACGAGGTTCGGCAGCGAGTCGAGCTCGACCGTGTTGACGATCCGCAGCGAGGCGTACTTGGGGTCGGCGAGGATCGCCGCGATCGGGTCGATGTACTGCGTCTTGTACTTGTCGATCTCCGTCGGGCCCAGTTCGCCGTTGGAGGCGAGGGCCGAGCAGTCGCGTCCGGGCAGGTCGTAGATGACCAGCTGGACGACGAGCTCTCCCGAGCCCTTCTGCTTCAGCGCCTCGTCGAGATGGGCGCGCAGGCCCATCTTGCCGCCGGTGCCGTTGATCGCGGCGATCCGGTCCAGCCACACGCCGGTGGGCTGGTTGGCGACGCGGCTGCCACCCGGCTCGGCGGCGGCGTTGGCGGACCACTCGGGGTTCACGTACACCTTGGAGCCGGCGTACGGGTTGTCGACCCGGGTGCCGGGGGTGCCGGGGTCGGTCGGGCCCGGGTCGGTGGGGCCGCCGCCGTCGACGTTGCAGGTCACACCGTCGAGGGTGAAGGTGGCCGGGACGGCGTTGGTGCCGCTGTAGCTGCCCTGGAAGCCGAAGCTGACCGAACCGCCGGTGGCGAGCGTGCCGTTGTAGGACTCGTTCGCCGCGGTGACGGCCGTCCCGCTCTGGCTGATCTTGGCGTTCCAGCCGCTGGTGACCTTCTGGTTTCCGGCGTACGCCCACTTCAGCGACCAACTCGACTTGGCCGTGGTGTTGTTGGTGACGGTGACGGCGGCGGTGAAGCCGGTGTCCCACTGGTTCTGCACCTTGTAGTCCACGGTGCAGGGGACGGCCGCGATGCCTGCGTCCCCGGGGGCCACGGCTAGCGCGGTCCCGGAGGCCCCGGCGACGAGCGCCAGGGCAGCGAGGAGCGCTGTTCTCGTACGACTCATGAGTGCGGGTTTCCTTCTCGTTCGCGGATGGTGTCCGTTGGGCGGGTGCTATCCGTTCAGGGCGCGCAGATGGTCACGCAGCCCGGTGCCGAACGCTGTGGGTGTGCCGTCGTAGCTGCTGATCAGGGACGGACCGGAGGAGCAGTCCCAGGTGTTCCAGGTCCAGCCGAGATACGACAGACCGCGGTCGTCGAACCACTTCATGACCTGGTCGATGAAGCCGTGCGCGCAGGTGTTCTCGCCGATCTCCCCTGCCACGAGGGGGACTTGGGCGGCCACCGGAGCGAGCGTGGAGTTCCAGCAGCTCTCGTTGGCGCAGGTGTTGAAGTTGTACACGTGCCAGGCGGCGGCGAGATTGCCCGCCGGGTCGGCCGGTTTGTACGTCAGCCACTGGCTGAGGTCGTTGGAGTAGGCGATCCCCCCGGCCAGGATCAGGTTGGTCGCGCCGGTGCCCCGGACGCTGTCGACGAGATCCTGCATACCGGCGACCTCGTACCCGATGCCCGGGCAGCTGCCGCCGTCCCGCCAGCACTGCCACGCCTGGGTGGTCGTGGAGGTGGCGCGGTCCGGGTAGGGCTCGTTGAACAGGTCGAAGACGACGGTGCGGTCGTTCTTGAAGGTGTTGGCCACCGAGGCCCAGAAGGAGGGCGTGTACCGCATGTCGGGCATCGGTTTCTGGCAGCTTGCGTGCACGTCGGAGCAGCCGGCGGAGTTGCCGGTGTACTGCCCGTAGGTCCAGTGCAGTTCGACCACGGGTGTCATGCCGTGCGCCTTGACCTTGGCGACCAGGTCCTTGACGGCGTTGATGTAGTTCGTCCCGGCGTAGGCCGGGTCGATGGTGGACAGGCCCAGCCAGCACTCCTCGTTGAGAGGGATGCGGACCGTGTTCGCCTTCCAGTCGGCGATCGCCTTCACGGAGGCGTCGTCGACCGGGCCGTCGAAGATGCCGCGGCCCTGGACGCACATGAACTCGCCGCCGGACCGGTTCACTCCGAGCAGACGGCGGGTCGCGCCGCCGGCGTCCACGAGCTTGTTGCCCGACACGTGGAGGACGGGGGGCCCGTCTTCCGCGGGACCCGTCGGCGCCGGCGTGGGCTCGACGGCTGTGTTGCAGCTGGTGCCGTTGAGCTTGAACGAGGTCGGAACGGCGTTGCTCCCCGACCAGGACGCGATGAATCCGGCGCTGACGCTCGCTCCGGTGGCCAGGGAGCCGTTGTAGCTCTCACTGGCCGCGGTGACCGTCGTACCGGACTGGGACCATTTCGCGTTCCAGCCCTGGGTGAGCTCCTGACCGCCGGCGAAGTCGAAGGCGAGGCTCCAACTACTCATGGCGGCCGTGTTGTTGGTGATTCTCACGGCACCCTGGAAGCCACTGTCCCACTGGCTGGTGACGGAGTACTCCACCGAGCAGGCAGGGGCGGCGCCGGACGCCGTGACCACCGGCACCGTCACGGACCCGAGGAGGGCGGCCGCGCCGGCAACGGCTGCAAGTACTGAACGCGGGGGGTGTCGCATGAGCGACTCCTTGCAGATCAGCGCGCCGTTACGGACGCGTCGACTGATGGAATCGCTCCCACTGGTGTCAAGGAAGGTAGCGCCAAGTGACGGCAAAGAACAGAGGGGTCACTTGACTTTCCCTCAGTCCCGTTCGTCGAATCTTTTCGACTCTTCAAGAGCCTTGACCCCTTGAATGGTCGTCTCCACTATGGGAGCGCTCCCACTGGTTCAAGCCTTGACTTCTCCGAGCCGCACAAGGAGGAACCAGCAATGCCCCCCACCAGGAGACGCCGGGCCGTCCGGCGATTGTGGACCGCTGTCGTGGCGGCCATGGCACTGCCGTTCGCGATGCTGAGTGCGGCTTCAACTCCCGCACAAGCAGCAGCAGTTCAGTGCAGCGTCGACTACAAGACCAATGACTGGGGTTCCGGTTTCACCGCGGATCTGACGATCACCAACCGCGGCACGGACGCCATCAACGGCTGGACCCTGACCTACGGCTACACGGGCAACCAGAAGCTGAGCAACGGGTGGAACGGGACCTGGTCCCAGTCCGGCCAGACGGTCACGGTCAACAGCGCCACGTACAACGCGAACATCGCCGCGGGCGCCGCCGTCACCACCGGCGCGCAGTTCAGCTACAGCGGCAGCAACGCGGCGCCGACGAACTTCGCGATCAACGGCACCTCGTGCACCGGCGCCCACCAGCCGCCGATCACCGTGCTGACCAGCCCGGCCGCGGGCGCGGTCTACACCCAGGGCAACGCGGTCCCGCTCGCCGCGACGGCCGCCGCCGCGGACAACGCGACCATCAGCAAGGTGGAGTTCTACGACAACACCACGCTGCTCGGCACCGACACGACGTCGCCGTACTCGCTCTCGGTCTCAAGCTTGACCGTGGGCAGTCATTCGCTGCTCGCGAAGGCGTACGACAGCCTGGGCGCGTCCGGGGAGTCGACACCGGTCGGCATCACGGTCGCCTCGGGTCCGGCGGTCGTCGCCTCGGCCACCCAACTCGCCGTCCAGCAGGGCAAGACGGGCACGTACACCGTGAAGCTGTCGACGCAGCCCTCGGCCAACGTGACCGTGGCGACCGCCCGCACCGGCGGCAACACGGGTCTCTCGGTGACCGGCGGGGCCTCGCTCACCTTCACCCCGTCGAACTGGAACACCGCGCAGACGGTGACCATCACCGGCAACGCCTCCGGCACCGGCGCGGCGACCTTCGAGTCGACGGCGACCGGCCACGCCAAGGCCTCGGTGACGGTCACCCAGATAGCGGCGACGGGCACCTACAACGCCCGCTTCCTGGATCTGTACGGCAAGATCACCAATCCGGCGAACGGCTACTTCTCCCCCGAGGGCATCCCCTACCACTCGGTCGAGACGCTGATCGTCGAGGCGCCGGACTACGGCCACGAGACCACCTCGGAGGCGTACAGCTACCTCCTGTGGCTCCAGGCCATGTACGGCAAGGTGACCGGCGACTGGTCCAAGTTCAACGGCGCCTGGGACATCATGGAGAAGTACATGATCCCCACCCACGCCGACCAGCCCACCAACTCCTTCTACAACGCCTCCAAGCCGGCCACCTACGCGCCCGAGCTGGACACGCCGAACGAGTACCCGGCGAAGCTGGACTCCTCGGTTTCGGTGGGTTCGGACCCGCTCGCCGGTGAGCTGAAGTCGGCGTACGGCACGGACGACATCTACGGCATGCACTGGCTCCAGGATGTCGACAACACCTACGGCTACGGCAACTCGCCCGGCAAGTGCGAGGCGGGACCGACGGACACCGGACCGTCGTACATCAACACCTTCCAGCGCGGCGCGCAGGAGTCGGTGTGGGAGACGGTGCCGCAGCCGACCTGCGACCAGTTCAAGTACGGCGGCAAGAACGGGTACTTGGACCTCTTCACCGGTGACTCCTCCTACTCCAAGCAGTGGAAGTTCACCAACGCCCCGGACGCCGACGCGCGCGCCGTGCAGGCCGCGTACTGGGCCGACAAGTGGGCGAAGGAGCAGGGCAAGGGCTCCGACGTCTCCGCGACCGTGGGCAAGGCCGCGAAGATGGGCGACTATCTGCGCTACGCCATGTACGACAAGTACTTCAAGAAGATCGGCAACTGTGTCGGCCCGTCCACCTGCGCGGCCGGCACCGGCAAGGACGCCTCGATGTACCTGCTGTCCTGGTACTACGCCTGGGGCGGCGCCACCGACACCTCGGCGGGCTGGGCCTGGCGCATCGGATCCAGTCACGCGCACGGCGGCTACCAGAACCTCATGGCCGCGTACGCGCTGAGCTCCTACGCCGACATGAAGCCCAAGTCGGCGACGGGCGCGGCGGACTGGAACACCTCGCTGGGCCGGCAGCTGGAGTTCTACCGCTGGTTGCAGTCCGACGAGGGTGCCATCGCGGGCGGTGCGACCAACAGTTGGGCGGGACGTTACGCGACTCCCCCGGCCGGGAAGTCGACGTTCTACGGCATGTACTACGACGAGCAGCCGGTCTACCACGACCCGCCCTCCAACCAGTGGTTCGGCTTCCAGGCCTGGTCCATGGAGCGGGTCGCCGAGTACTACCAGCAGACGGGGAACGCGCAGGCCAAGGCGGTCCTCGACAAGTGGGTCAAGTGGGCGCTGTCCAAGACCACGATCAACCCCGACGGCACCTACCAGATCCCCTCCACCCTCCAGTGGTCGGGCCAGCCCGACACCTGGAACGCGTCAAGTCCCGGCGCCAACAGCGGACTTCACGTCACCGTCGCCGACTACACCAACGACGTCGGCGTGGCCGCCGCGTACGCCAAGACCCTGAGCTACTACGCCGCCAAGTCCGGTGACACGGCGGCGAAGACGACGGCCAAGGCGCTCCTGGACGGCATGTGGACCAACTACCAGGACAGCCTGGGCATCGCGGTCCCGGAGAACCGGGCGGACTACAACCGGTTCGACGACTCGGTGTACGTCCCGAGCGGCTGGACCGGGACCATGCCGAACGGTGACGCGATCAACTCCTCGTCGACTTTCGAGTCCATCCGGTCCTTCTACAAGAACGACCCGGCCTGGTCGAAGATCCAGGCGTATCTCGCGGGCGGCGCGGTGCCGTCGTTCACCTATCACCGGTTCTGGGCCCAGGCGGACATCGCCCTGGCCATGGGGTCGTACGCGGAGCTTCTCGAATAACCAGCCCCCGCCGGGCGCTCCGCGGGTTGGACCGTTGTCGACTGCGGGTCCGTTGTGGCTGGTCGCGCAGTTCCCCGCGCCCCTGAAAGGGGCGCACCAGGCACCGTTCCCTCCCCGGAGCCGCTCGAAGGCTCCGCGTATAAGGCTCCGCCACCGGACGGCGGGGCCGCAACGGCCGGGCGGCCCCCTCCCGCACTGGGGGTCGCCCGGCACCTCTCGCACCGCAAGGAAAGCGCTTACCCCCCACGCCCCCTTTCCGGAAAGGACCCTCCCGTGCGAAGAACCCGCATCCTCACGGCCGCGCTCGCGCTCGCGGCCGGGCTGCTCGCCGGCACGCCACCCGCACTGGCGGCCGACAGCACCGCGAAGGTCTCGCTCGCCGCCGACACGTATACCTGGAAGAACGCCCGGATCGACGGCGGCGGTTTCGTGCCCGGCATCGTCTTCAACCGCAAGGAGAAGAACCTGGCGTACGCCCGCACGGACATCGGCGGGGCCTATCGCTGGCAGGAGTCGACGAAGACGTGGACGCCGCTGCTGGACTCGGTCGGCTGGGACGACTGGGGGCACACCGGCGTGGTCAGCCTGGCTTCCGACACCGTGGATCCGAACAAGGTGTACGCGGCCGTCGGGACGTACACCAACAGCTGGGACCCGAAGAACGGCGCGGTCATGCGCTCCTCGAACCGGGGCGCGAGCTGGCAGAAGACCGACCTGCCCTTCAAGCTCGGCGGCAACATGCCGGGGCGGGGCATGGGCGAGCGGCTGGCGGTGGACCCGAACAAGAACAGCGTGCTGTATCTCGGGGCGCCGAGCGGCAAGGGGCTGTGGCGGTCGACGGACTCCGGGGTCAGCTGGTCGCAGGTGGCGAACTTCCCCAACGTCGGCAACTACCAGCAGGACCCGAGCGACACCAGCGGCTACGCCAGCGACAACCAGGGCATCGTCTGGGTGACCTTCGACGAGTCGACGGGCACGTCCGGCAACGCCACCCGGGCGATCTACGTCGGCGTCGCGGACCTCCAGAACTCGGTGTACCGGTCGACGGACGCGGGCGCGACCTGGACGCGGCTCGCCGGCCAGCCGACGGGCTACCTGGCCCACAAGGGTGTCCTGGACGCGGCGGGCGGCTATCTGTATCTCTC
Encoded proteins:
- a CDS encoding aldo/keto reductase, whose product is MSSKVPPIILNNGVEMPKLGFGVWQVPDDEAERAVATALEAGYRSIDTAAIYGNEVGTGKAIASSGVAREDIFVTTKLWNSDQGYDSTLRAFDTSLEKLGLDYVDLYLIHWPTPSRDLYVDSYKAFEKLHADGRIRAIGVSNFEPDHLERLIAETSVVPAVDQIELHPHLQQHAAREYHAEQGIATEAWSPLGSGKGLLEVPAIVAIARKHGRTPAQVVLRWHLQLGNVVIPKSVTPSRIKENIEVFDFSLDAEDLAAISALNEDRRLGPDPSTFNAA
- a CDS encoding SDR family oxidoreductase, which translates into the protein MSDDSPVALITGGGSGIGAAVARQLLDAGHRVAVTGRGELRLRAFAEELGNPDGLLTFVGNAAEYGDIRAAVDGTLKEFGRLDTVVANAGFATHDTVAGGDPAGWTEMVLTNVLGPALLIRASIDALKETRGRIVLIGSVAGFVHGPGNIYGATKWAVTGLAENARREVTEFGVGVTLVAPGRVETPFWDSYGSLPPGHLLTADQIADSVVWAVRQPEGVDINTVVVRPIGQPV
- a CDS encoding class I SAM-dependent methyltransferase, which gives rise to MAHDHETHGHHRHDHTDIDWSRMAAHLETQAELFTPLYERALAWLGHKQTEPGLIVDAGSGPGVLSCLLAEAFPGARVVAVDGAEPLLERAGARAARLGVADRFGTLAGELPAILDDLDYPADLIWASRSLHHLGDQRAGIAAFAARLARGGTLALMEGGLPARFLPRDIGIGRPGLQARLDALEEERFAQMRTELTDSVAEVEDWPALMASAGLRHTGTRSFMLDLPAPTTDRARAYIAASLGRLREGFAERLDADDRDTLDRLLDPEDAASVHRRADVFVLAVHTVHTAVRTG
- a CDS encoding phytanoyl-CoA dioxygenase family protein, with the protein product MRPPRPIPHDDSMDDELVERFLEDGFVRIEGAFPPRVAQHCASLLWRETGYDPEDPASWKDPVVWVPGMAQGPFAAAANSPVLHEAFDLLVGENRWQPRYSLGTFPLRFPHAEEPDDAGWHIEGSYLPEDAPAGMYHTNLRSRDRALLMLFLFSEVTETDAPTRIRIGSHLDVPPVLEPYGEQGASFLELGPKVDKASAHRPLAHATGSPGDVYLCHPFLVHAAQPHHGTSPRFMAQPPLLPAVPYELSRTDGDYSAVEFAIRRGLAQEN
- a CDS encoding glycoside hydrolase family 6 protein, with the translated sequence MSRTRTALLAALALVAGASGTALAVAPGDAGIAAVPCTVDYKVQNQWDTGFTAAVTVTNNTTAKSSWSLKWAYAGNQKVTSGWNAKISQSGTAVTAANESYNGTLATGGSVSFGFQGSYSGTNAVPATFTLDGVTCNVDGGGPTDPGPTDPGTPGTRVDNPYAGSKVYVNPEWSANAAAEPGGSRVANQPTGVWLDRIAAINGTGGKMGLRAHLDEALKQKGSGELVVQLVIYDLPGRDCSALASNGELGPTEIDKYKTQYIDPIAAILADPKYASLRIVNTVELDSLPNLVTNVTPRATATANCDTMKANGNYVKGVGYALNKLGDAPNVYNYVDAGHHGWLGWDDNFSATVQTIKQAATAEGATVNDVQGFITNTANYSALKEQNFTINDSVNGKSVRESKWVDWNRYVDELSYAQAFRQEAVNQGFPAGVGMLIDTSRNGWGGSARPTGPGAMTDVDTYVNGGKLDRRIHVGNWCNQSGAGLGERPKASPAAGIDAYVWIKPPGESDGSSSAIANDEGKGFDRMCDPTYTGNPRNNNNMSGALPNAPLSGHWFSAQFQQLMQNAYPAL
- a CDS encoding cellulase family glycosylhydrolase; translation: MRHPPRSVLAAVAGAAALLGSVTVPVVTASGAAPACSVEYSVTSQWDSGFQGAVRITNNTAAMSSWSLAFDFAGGQELTQGWNAKWSQSGTTVTAASESYNGSLATGASVSAGFIASWSGSNAVPTSFKLNGTSCNTAVEPTPAPTGPAEDGPPVLHVSGNKLVDAGGATRRLLGVNRSGGEFMCVQGRGIFDGPVDDASVKAIADWKANTVRIPLNEECWLGLSTIDPAYAGTNYINAVKDLVAKVKAHGMTPVVELHWTYGQYTGNSAGCSDVHASCQKPMPDMRYTPSFWASVANTFKNDRTVVFDLFNEPYPDRATSTTTQAWQCWRDGGSCPGIGYEVAGMQDLVDSVRGTGATNLILAGGIAYSNDLSQWLTYKPADPAGNLAAAWHVYNFNTCANESCWNSTLAPVAAQVPLVAGEIGENTCAHGFIDQVMKWFDDRGLSYLGWTWNTWDCSSGPSLISSYDGTPTAFGTGLRDHLRALNG